From a region of the Coprococcus comes ATCC 27758 genome:
- a CDS encoding phage minor head protein has protein sequence MFTNLSFDELNALVTNERSMSFEQYFGEMNIPEEDKAERIHMAEDLENNFIATMAWLFTMAQSNKTDYEPIRNQIEDSYLETLRKYTDVDKYLGTHVKSFSYDVIDSTKSHKSEPYYYSLDRARFIAENEVNTAINHARYMEAVNSDKTMKRWESIMDEVTRKDHREINGKYILIGQAFHVGNSWMQFPKDTSLGASANQIINCRCSIIYL, from the coding sequence ATGTTCACGAATCTTAGCTTTGATGAATTGAATGCTCTGGTTACGAATGAACGGAGTATGTCATTTGAACAGTATTTCGGTGAAATGAATATTCCAGAAGAGGACAAAGCAGAAAGAATCCATATGGCAGAAGATTTAGAAAACAACTTCATTGCTACTATGGCGTGGCTATTTACAATGGCTCAATCGAACAAAACAGATTATGAGCCAATCCGTAATCAAATTGAGGATTCTTATTTAGAAACGCTTAGAAAGTACACGGACGTAGACAAATACTTGGGAACGCACGTAAAAAGCTTTTCTTACGATGTTATAGACAGCACGAAAAGCCATAAGAGCGAGCCTTACTATTATTCGCTAGATAGAGCAAGGTTCATAGCTGAAAATGAAGTAAATACGGCGATTAACCACGCAAGATATATGGAGGCTGTTAATTCCGACAAAACCATGAAGCGGTGGGAATCTATTATGGATGAGGTAACAAGGAAAGACCACAGAGAAATCAATGGGAAATACATTCTGATTGGACAGGCTTTTCATGTTGGGAATTCGTGGATGCAATTCCCAAAGGATACCTCGCTTGGAGCGAGTGCAAATCAGATTATCAATTGCCGGTGCTCAATTATTTATTTATAG
- a CDS encoding phage portal protein, which translates to MSEDNEVFVYPELTGRCRIYTDVAKITSENIFQVLEEAMTIHMKNVDDMVLLMRYEKGIQPLVRKKIIRKEVNIKVSDNLANQITEFKLGYVWGQPITYVQRGNKDLKKSTEKENDFQDDSISMLNELNDAEYAFSKDQELGRFVEITGVGYQFVDIKRNFDGLCPFDLVTLNPLFTFCIYRNSALQEKLAGVTFCRTKNGTVYYTVFTPDTRYEIKDMREITNGEKPKNPWSFMQHSGEINPLKMIPIVEFNRATDRTGCFERQISDMNALNVEVSDFANAVAQTTQEVFFGVGFELPKDDNGKTQAPVGGQWIIANNTGNGGTPLLKAISSTFDYSGVQENIVSKRNTILQRAYVPIQTDPGGGSTGSAMNMSSGWSAAENSACKEEQILRRGKAEIVKLELAAIKASTDTPYDSPLLKLEYSDVKPKFIRNKTYDLATKVNSMVAMINCGVNGRVAMEQVDLFPDVAQAWADSRDMIEKYQKSLIKKDGQQQQTQQKRTMSDLSDQTGNSPILDGMNTDNGGDEDVHES; encoded by the coding sequence GTGTCTGAGGACAATGAAGTGTTTGTGTATCCGGAACTGACTGGCAGATGCCGGATTTATACGGATGTTGCAAAGATTACAAGCGAGAATATCTTTCAGGTGTTGGAAGAAGCAATGACGATTCACATGAAAAATGTAGATGATATGGTTCTTCTGATGCGATATGAAAAAGGTATTCAGCCACTTGTTAGAAAGAAAATTATCCGTAAGGAAGTAAATATTAAAGTATCTGACAATCTGGCAAACCAGATTACAGAGTTCAAGCTTGGCTATGTATGGGGGCAGCCAATTACATATGTTCAGCGTGGAAATAAGGATTTGAAGAAATCAACTGAAAAAGAAAATGATTTCCAGGATGATTCGATTTCTATGTTGAATGAGCTTAACGATGCGGAATATGCATTCTCCAAAGATCAGGAGCTTGGAAGATTTGTTGAGATTACCGGCGTTGGTTATCAGTTTGTCGATATCAAGCGCAACTTTGACGGACTTTGCCCGTTTGATTTGGTAACGCTGAATCCATTATTTACTTTCTGCATTTATCGTAATTCGGCACTGCAAGAAAAACTTGCCGGTGTTACTTTCTGCAGAACAAAGAACGGAACAGTTTATTATACCGTGTTCACTCCGGACACAAGATACGAAATTAAAGATATGCGTGAAATCACCAATGGAGAGAAGCCTAAGAACCCTTGGTCGTTCATGCAGCACAGTGGAGAAATCAATCCACTGAAAATGATTCCGATTGTGGAATTTAATCGAGCTACCGATAGAACAGGATGCTTTGAACGTCAGATTTCAGATATGAATGCTCTGAACGTAGAAGTATCTGATTTTGCCAATGCGGTAGCACAGACTACACAGGAAGTATTCTTCGGCGTTGGATTTGAATTGCCGAAAGATGATAACGGTAAAACACAAGCTCCGGTTGGAGGACAGTGGATTATTGCTAACAATACCGGAAACGGTGGCACGCCATTACTGAAGGCTATTTCCAGTACGTTTGATTATTCCGGTGTACAGGAAAATATCGTAAGCAAGAGAAACACGATTTTACAGCGAGCTTATGTACCGATTCAAACAGACCCCGGCGGTGGTTCTACCGGCTCTGCTATGAATATGTCCTCAGGATGGAGTGCTGCTGAAAACAGTGCTTGCAAGGAAGAACAGATTTTACGCCGTGGAAAAGCGGAAATCGTAAAGCTTGAATTAGCTGCTATCAAGGCATCTACAGATACGCCGTATGATAGTCCGCTTCTAAAACTGGAATATTCGGACGTGAAACCAAAATTCATCAGAAATAAGACATATGACCTTGCTACAAAGGTTAATTCGATGGTTGCAATGATAAATTGTGGCGTAAATGGTCGTGTTGCTATGGAACAGGTTGACTTGTTCCCGGATGTCGCTCAGGCATGGGCCGATAGCCGAGATATGATTGAAAAATATCAGAAATCATTGATTAAGAAAGATGGTCAACAACAACAGACGCAGCAGAAGAGAACGATGTCTGACTTATCTGATCAGACTGGAAATTCCCCGATTCTTGATGGAATGAATACCGATAATGGCGGTGATGAAGATGTTCACGAATCTTAG
- a CDS encoding helix-turn-helix domain-containing protein translates to MKITRKDIANYKLLGVLLEKDRQKLTDYIEKRPSCYAGKVYGSNPQFPYEPRGFSVSGCNEYEIAQMKEWEQKCREMEIKVQEDIERLKNLTIGIDRLIADCTDLEDKMILEYVKDGKSQQQIAMEIGLDQSVVSRRIKKYVSE, encoded by the coding sequence ATGAAAATCACCAGAAAAGATATTGCGAATTACAAATTGCTTGGAGTCCTCCTTGAAAAGGACCGTCAGAAGCTTACTGATTACATAGAAAAACGTCCGTCTTGCTATGCCGGGAAAGTTTACGGATCCAATCCTCAGTTCCCGTATGAGCCACGGGGATTCAGTGTCAGCGGATGCAATGAATATGAAATAGCACAGATGAAAGAGTGGGAACAGAAATGTCGGGAAATGGAAATTAAGGTGCAAGAGGATATTGAGCGGTTGAAAAATCTTACGATTGGAATTGACCGTCTGATTGCTGATTGTACGGACTTGGAAGATAAAATGATTCTGGAATATGTGAAAGACGGAAAGTCTCAACAGCAAATTGCTATGGAAATTGGACTTGACCAGTCTGTAGTGTCCAGAAGAATAAAAAAGTATGTTTCAGAGTAA
- a CDS encoding cysteine-rich KTR domain-containing protein, producing MEQIKENWYYCPAGHKTGQRIEKNSNIENTPIWCKHCKKAYYPVIKDGKMRNDSR from the coding sequence ATGGAGCAGATAAAAGAAAATTGGTATTACTGTCCGGCCGGTCACAAGACTGGACAGCGGATAGAGAAAAATTCCAATATTGAGAATACGCCGATATGGTGTAAACACTGTAAGAAAGCGTATTATCCAGTGATTAAGGACGGGAAGATGCGAAATGATAGTAGATGA
- a CDS encoding LemA family protein, protein MKSNWKVALIAFGSVVAVVLMCVFGVYSSQNRAIAMEEQVKTAQSDIKVQEKRRVDLVYNLADCVKQYDSHEAETLKAVVDGRGQAGDIENVTTAITAVSEAYPELKSNENYKQLMNELSITENMIAEYRSNFNKQVKQYNRYVRKFPTSIFLNVTGYEKQSYSYLEYDVSEDAPQNLFGDK, encoded by the coding sequence ATGAAAAGTAATTGGAAAGTAGCCTTAATTGCATTTGGTAGCGTTGTTGCAGTAGTTTTAATGTGTGTATTTGGAGTATACAGTTCACAAAATAGGGCTATTGCAATGGAAGAGCAAGTAAAGACGGCACAGTCGGATATCAAGGTGCAGGAAAAACGAAGAGTTGACCTTGTATACAATCTTGCGGATTGCGTGAAACAGTATGATTCACATGAGGCGGAAACATTGAAAGCTGTTGTTGATGGAAGAGGTCAGGCTGGAGATATTGAAAATGTCACTACAGCTATTACGGCAGTAAGTGAAGCATATCCAGAGTTGAAGTCGAATGAAAACTACAAGCAGCTAATGAATGAGCTGTCAATCACAGAAAATATGATTGCTGAATATCGAAGCAACTTCAATAAGCAGGTGAAACAGTACAATCGGTACGTGCGTAAGTTTCCGACAAGTATTTTTCTTAATGTGACCGGCTACGAAAAGCAGTCCTATTCATATTTGGAATATGATGTGTCGGAAGATGCACCACAGAATCTATTCGGAGATAAATAA
- a CDS encoding DUF6275 family protein, with the protein MIITGMDHFQSVCKKKLVEWYHEHKPEVEIDLSNVFIVWSCKTLQNYKCLASTDISGDGIYAEYTYNGDKQALYEDVYGKITNTCHTKG; encoded by the coding sequence ATGATTATCACAGGAATGGATCACTTTCAGAGTGTATGTAAAAAGAAACTTGTTGAATGGTACCATGAGCATAAACCGGAGGTTGAGATTGATTTAAGCAATGTATTTATCGTTTGGTCATGTAAGACATTGCAGAATTATAAGTGCCTTGCTTCAACTGACATTAGCGGTGATGGCATCTATGCAGAGTACACATACAACGGGGACAAACAGGCGCTGTATGAAGATGTGTACGGAAAGATTACAAACACTTGTCATACAAAGGGGTAA